One window from the genome of Mycolicibacterium gadium encodes:
- a CDS encoding acyl-CoA thioesterase — MTTDSAQTPWTVESLLELFDVRPDGENRFIAETGPTGQDDRQVVEGTQVLAQAIVAVAKRFPEKSVRSVSAVFARAVLVGAGPVELELDVVNEGRSTATAIVAAKQNGKRCITATVLTDVPTPDVIRHHLPRPDVTGPEDANVSEMPMTGRQLRLVDVVDVNSPDEVGPPELYAWLHYDPIPTRDDLAKALIAYFTGHLGISTTMRAHEGIGTAQAHLTVSTAPMTITVSFHEPFTWDGWLLYTHESTQVGAGMSYVRGAVHTESGELIASFGQDALIRPLRTTDASIKEQSRL; from the coding sequence ATGACCACAGACTCGGCGCAGACGCCCTGGACCGTTGAGAGCCTGCTCGAATTGTTCGACGTGCGGCCGGACGGAGAGAACAGATTCATCGCCGAAACGGGCCCAACAGGCCAGGACGACCGCCAGGTGGTCGAGGGTACGCAGGTCCTTGCGCAGGCTATTGTCGCTGTGGCCAAACGTTTTCCGGAGAAGTCCGTGCGATCGGTGTCGGCGGTGTTCGCCCGCGCGGTACTGGTCGGCGCGGGTCCGGTAGAACTGGAGCTGGACGTGGTCAACGAAGGCCGGTCGACGGCGACCGCGATCGTCGCGGCCAAGCAGAACGGCAAGCGGTGCATCACGGCGACCGTGCTGACCGACGTACCCACCCCCGATGTCATCCGCCACCACCTGCCGCGGCCCGACGTCACGGGTCCTGAAGACGCGAACGTGTCGGAGATGCCGATGACCGGACGCCAACTACGTCTGGTCGACGTCGTCGACGTGAACAGCCCCGACGAGGTCGGACCACCTGAGCTGTACGCCTGGCTGCACTACGACCCGATCCCCACCCGCGACGACCTCGCCAAGGCGCTGATCGCGTATTTCACCGGACACCTTGGCATTTCGACGACGATGCGCGCACATGAAGGCATCGGTACCGCGCAGGCGCATCTGACCGTGTCGACGGCTCCGATGACGATCACGGTCAGCTTCCACGAGCCGTTTACGTGGGACGGCTGGCTGCTCTACACGCACGAGAGCACCCAGGTGGGCGCGGGCATGTCCTATGTACGCGGGGCCGTCCACACCGAAAGTGGTGAGCTCATCGCATCGTTCGGCCAGGATGCCTTGATCCGCCCGCTGCGCACGACCGACGCGAGCATCAAGGAGCAGTCGCGGCTCTAG
- a CDS encoding TetR/AcrR family transcriptional regulator: protein MAKRGSRPPSGGARAAATDDVVDLDPESRPKRFMKSALAILGETGRTDFTVLEVVERSKTSLRSFYQHFSTKDELLLALVDKIMSESTRKWREDTAGLPAADALRILIDRICTPAETTTQDKVNRGLTFYNDRLAEALPSEYARVLSPVHELIKDIIRSGIDEGAFRADIDVDATAALIMQSALGAMRLRVLGAELTGVPVGADHIYDFCVSSLAGHRDPA from the coding sequence ATGGCGAAGCGTGGCAGTCGGCCGCCGAGCGGAGGCGCCCGCGCGGCGGCGACGGACGACGTCGTGGACCTGGACCCGGAGTCGCGCCCGAAGCGATTCATGAAGTCGGCGTTGGCAATTCTCGGCGAGACCGGCCGCACGGACTTCACGGTGCTGGAGGTCGTCGAACGGTCCAAAACCTCCCTGCGATCCTTCTACCAGCACTTCTCCACCAAAGACGAGTTGTTGCTGGCCCTGGTCGACAAGATCATGTCGGAGTCGACCCGAAAGTGGCGCGAGGACACCGCCGGACTGCCCGCCGCTGACGCCTTACGGATACTCATCGATCGCATCTGCACGCCCGCGGAAACGACCACTCAGGACAAAGTCAACCGCGGCCTGACGTTCTACAACGATCGCTTGGCCGAGGCGCTGCCGAGCGAGTATGCCCGCGTGCTCTCTCCGGTGCACGAGCTGATCAAGGACATCATCCGCAGCGGCATCGACGAGGGCGCCTTCCGTGCCGACATCGACGTCGACGCGACAGCGGCCCTGATCATGCAGTCGGCCCTGGGGGCGATGCGGCTGCGGGTGCTCGGCGCAGAACTCACCGGCGTTCCGGTCGGCGCCGATCACATCTACGACTTCTGCGTCAGCAGCCTCGCCGGACACCGCGACCCCGCCTGA